The Moorella glycerini genomic interval AGACCAGGAAACCCCACAACCTGCAAGATAGTCTCGGCCATACCTACAACCTCACCCTTTCCTGATAAAGTTCATCCAGGGTATAAATATGACGGCGACCAGTTTTGGCGCTGACCAGCGTCACCCGCTCCACACATCCGTAACAGTGATCAAAGGTGCGAATGGTAATGGGGATGTCGGCCACACTGTCTCCCACCAGGGCCGTTTTAAAAGCATTGATGTTGGCACCAGTGGGGCCGCGAAGACGGTTACGCTCCAGAACCTCGGTGCCGTTACCCCGCATATAGTGGCAGCACTCGCCCCGCGGCGCTTCCCAGCGCATAAGGGATTCCCCCTCGGGGATAGTATCCGGGGGCAAAACCCTAACGGGCCCGGCCGGCAGGTTAGCTAAAATCTGGCGGATAATCTTAGTAGATTCGTAGCACTCGTAAATCCGCACCAGGGTACGGGCCAAATTGTCGCAAGTGTCAAAAACAGCCATATCCCAGTCCAGGAGAGGGTAGACCGAGGCAGGGTCAGATTTACGGGTATCAAATCGAATGCCAGACCCCCGAGCCATCATGCCTACGATGCAGAGTTTACGAGCATCTTCTTTGGGGATAATGCCTACGCCCTTCAATCTCGCGATGGCAGTGGGCTCCCTGGTGAATATACTTTCGTAGTACTTGGTCTGCTCATCAAGGTAGTCCATTGCCTCCAAAATCTTATGGGCTATGTCGGTATTTATATCCCGGCGCACGCCGCCTTCTGTATTGTAATCTTTGCGCATGCGGTTACCGCACATGGCTTCAATGATATCATTAATTCGCTCGCGGTCGCGCCAGGTATAATGGAAAACGGTATCGAAGCCCATGTCCTGGGCAATGATGCCGAACCAGAGATAATGGGACTGTAGCCTCTCCAGCTCCATCATCAGCGCCCGCAGGTAATGGGCCCGGGGCGGAATTTCTAAGCCCATTCTTTCTTCCAGGCAGTAGGCAAAAGTACTGGCTTCGGAATGATCACAGATGGCGCATATTCGCTCGATTAAATAGTGGGCTTTGGGATAGGGACGGCTTTCAATAGCCTTTTCCATGCCGCGAAAATTGTAACCCAGAATGAAGTCGACATCCACCACTTCTTCCCCGTCAATAACGAACTGGAAGTGCACCGGCTCTTTTAGAATGATATGTTGGGGCCCCAGGGGCAGGATAAAGCGACCCTTCTGCCCTCCCTCCTGGCGGCCCGGGGGGTTATAGACCTTCTTGCCTATAACTTCTTCTGATGACCTTTTCTCCTGGTAAAGCCTGGTGAGGTCTTCGTTAGTGTATTCCTTTCGTAACGGGTAAACCTCTCCCGGCCAGTCTTCCGGCAGATAAATCGGCCGGTCATCGGGTATACCTTCTACCTTGACCCCGAAGAAAGACTGCAGCTCGCGTTCATACCACAAAGCCCCGGGGATCAGGTGGGTGATGGTAGGCACCCGGGCTTCACTGTACGGCACCCTCAAACGGAAATTAACGGTACAGTAAAGTTTGGGGAAATCGCCCTCCGAGATGTGGTAGAGAACTTCCAGTTCCTTATGATTATCTACCCCGGTAATGAAGGTAAGGAACCCCATGTCATACTTTGTCATCAGGTACTTGATGCCTTCCAGCAGGCCGGTTTGATCCACGTCTATCCAGGCGCGGCCGGCGGCGGCCTCATAGGGTAGGCATACTTTCCGATCATGATCGAGGCGATACCCCAAAAAATGGGGTCCCAGAACATTTTTCAGCTCCAGGGCCAGCATTTCGGCATTCTTTTCGTTGGGACTCGCCATCTCATCTTCCCCCCAATTGTCTCTAGTCAGGGCTTTACTACTTTACCAGGTCATACGCAGGCTACCTTTTTACCGTAACGGCGGGACTTTTCTGCCAGGATGCCCAACGCCTGCACCGCGGCATGAATTACTCCGTCCGGCCGGTGAGGGCATCCCGGGACATAAACATCAACAGGAATAACTTTATCTACCCCTCCAATGATATTAAAGCAATCCCGGAACGCGCCCCCGGAGCAAGCACATGACCCCGAGGCCACTACTACCTTGGGCTCCGGCATTTGTTCGTACACCCGCCGGAGAATGGGGGCTGTATTATAATTCACTGGTCCGGTGACAAAGAGGATATCGCCATGGCGGGGCGAGCCTTTTAATAAAATACCAAAGCGTTCTACATCCAAATAAGGCGTAAAGAGAGGTAACAGCTCCGTATCGCATCCGTCGCACGAACACGCGTTAACCCAAACGGCCCAGGGCGACTTGGTCTGGAAGAAAGCCCGGACATCTCCCCAATTCACTTCAAATCCCTCCTATCGTCTGTACCAGTAAGAAGATAAGCACGCCTACCGTTAAAATCACCCAGCCTAGCCCACCTTTAAGAAAACTTAAATCCAGGGCACCAAGCACCGGACCGAAGATGCGGCGAACAGCCCAGTACAGGTGCTGGCCAGCCATGTATAGTTCCCGGTCGGCGTAGCTGCAGCCCCACCCATCGCCTACTGTGGATACACCGTTGAGGTAAAGGGCGCTCTTTCCCGGGCAGGGTTGGGACCGTGTCAGCGACCTGCTGACTGCTACGACCAGGGAGGCTAAAACTGCTATTCCTAGCAAAAGCACGCCGGTTACGACAGGATCCCAGTAGCCCCAGACTTGAACCGCAGGTACAGCATCCGCCAACACTGCTAAAGCTGGCCTTAAATAAGTCAACGCCTGTGCTGGCCAGAGCCCCAGCAGGATACAAAGTATAGCGAGTACCCATGTTGGGAGCATGGTCAGAAATGAAGGCTTAAAAATCTTTCCTTCTGATTTCACCGGACCCAGGAATAAGCCGGAGAAGACCTTGCCGTAGGCTATAAGGGTCAGAGCGCTCACTACCACCGCTATTACAGTGAGAAACGGATGCCCTGCCTCTAAGCCGGCTCGATAAATCAGCCACTTGCTGGCAAAACCGTTTAAAGGCGGTACTCCAGCCGAGGCCAGGGCCGCCAACCCGAAGAGCATAGTATTGGTAGGAAGCCGCCGGCCCCAGCCGCCCAGGTAGCGCAGCTCACTGGTGCCAGCCTGACGGATGATGACTCCCGCTGCCAGGAACAGCAGGGTCTCCATAATAGCGAAGTTCATCAGGTGAAGTAAGGCGCCGCTGGAGCCAATTGGTGTCCATAAGCCCAAGCCCAGCAGGATATAGCCTACCTGGCTAATGGAAGAGTAAGCCAGAACGCGCCGCAAATCATTTTGCTGGAGAATTAGAAAGCCGCCAACTAGCATCGTCAGCACGGCTAAGGCCAGCAGTATGGGCCGGACTATATTTAGCCAGGGAATATAAATGACAACCAGGAGACGTACCAGGGCATAAAGAGAGGCAGTCGTCGAAGCAGCTGCAAGAACAGCTCCCACAGGCATGCTTGCGCCAGCGTAGGCATCGGGCTTCCAGGAATGCAGCGGTACCACCGCCGCCTTTAGCCCCAGACCGGTAATTAGCGCGGCCATAGCCAGAGACAAGGCCAGGGGAGGCTGCCCCTGGATCCCTAAGGCCTGGACTTTAAGGGCAAGGTCCCTCATATTCAAGGTGCCAACTAAGCCGTAAAGAACAGCAATCCCCAGCAGGACAGCTCCAGTCCCCACCGATCCAAGCACCAGGTATTTATAAGCACCAGCTATCGCCTCAGGCCGCTCCTCTTCAAAGGCTACTAAGCCGTAAGCAGCAACGCTCATGATCTCCAGGAATACGTAAAGGTTAAAAATATCACCTGTGAAGGTAAGGCCCATTATTCCGACAGTGAGTAAAAGATAGAGGGTATAAAATCGTGTTAGTCCACTGTTCTGGCTCATATCTGCTACGGTATAAATGCCCACCAGCAAGCTGACCCCGGCCACCAGCAGAGCTACCATCAAGTTAAAACCGTCGATATTAAGGGTGATGCCCCACGGAGCCGGCCAACTTCCTAACCGGTACTCAACTTCTCCCCGGGTCCAGATGATCTGGGCCAGGCCAAGGCAAGCTGCACCACTGATACCGAGGCTGACCACGGCAAACCAATCGCGAAGGCGCGGCAACCTCCATCGCTCCACTACCATCCCGACCAGCGGTGTAAGGAAAGCCGCCGCAAAAAGAATCACTATGGGTAAGATCGGCAATTGTTCCCGCATTTTATTTCCCCCTCAGCCCGACAGTGTCCGTAACTCCCAAACGTTGGTATGCTTTTACGGCCAGGGATAGGGCTACGGCCGATACGCAAACGCCGATAACAATGGCGGTAAGAACCAGGGCCTGGGGGAGGGGGTCTACGAATGAAGTGGCCAAGCTTGTTACTATTTCCTTCGCCCCTTCGCCCTCTGGTAAAATGGGAGCCCTCCCGCCAGCGCGATAACCCAGACACAGCAGGAGTAGATGTAAACCGTCGCTCATAATCTTTAGGCCAATGGCGATCTTAATCAGGTTTCTCTTGAACAGCAGGCAATAGATGCCCAGCATAAAAGTTAAAATGGCCACTCCATACGGTAAGTTCTGCCACATTAACATTCCGACCCCCTTCCCGCCTCTGGTGCTACCGGTTTCTGCCTTGTAGAACGATAAGCCTGGTCACCTCCGGCCAGAATGAAGGCCAGGACGACGGTGAGAAGACCAGCTGCTACATGCAATCCTGTTCCCAGGTTATATAGAGGAACGGCACCACCGCTAAAAAGAGTACCGAAGCCACCTTTGGGGAAAATATTGGTCATAAAACCTACACCAGCCAGCAAACTAGCTATACCTACAACAACAAGCAGGAAGCTGCCGAAAGCATCCATTGCCTCCAGGCGGTGGGACGTAATTCTACTCCTTAATCCATCGATACCATAAGCTAGGATAAGCATGATCACCGCTGAGGCTACGATCACCCCGCCGGCAAAGCCGCCACCCGGCGTCAGGTGCCCATGGGCAACGACGTAGACACCGAAAAGCAGGGCGATGGGACACAGTATCCTCGCCACAACTTTTACAATTACAGTCATCCCATGGCCCATTTTTGAATCCCCCACTAAGTTACCCGCTTGCTTCCTGCTGCTTTTAACGCCTTCCCGGTTACGAAAGAGAGCGGCTGCTGCGCAAACGGCAGTAAACAAAACAGTGGCTTCTCCCAAGGTATCAAAGCCGCGGTAATCCCACATAACAGCTGCCACTATATTGCGATTACCGCTTTCGCTGGCGGCCCGGACATTAAAATCTGTACCGATGCTTTCAGTGTGGAATCCCAGCCACTGGCGCTGGGGAAAATCTCCGAAAGGCGGAAAGGCTTGGAGAGCGGCTGCAACCAGAAAAATGGTTAAAGCAACCACTAACGCCAACATCAGCCACCTTCCTAAGAAGTCACCAGCGCGCTCCTGCCTATTCATTTTTCGTCACCACCTTAGAAAGGCCCTCAGCTTCCTCTTCCCTTTTGGTGAGGCTAATGGCTAGGACATATAGAACCGTGCTCAGACCCGCCCCCACTGCCGCTTCGGTAATAGCCACATCAGGAGCCTGGAGCATATAAAAGACCAGGGCCAGGATAGCACTAGCGCCCCCGCTAGCCAGGACGGCATAGAGCAGGTCATGCTGATGTACTGCCAGAACGCAGGCCAACAAGAAAAAAAGGAGAAGCCCGTAGAAGATATAAGCCTCGATTCCGTTCATCAATTACCCACCTCCCGGAGTAAATCTCGATTTGGTTCCTTCAACCATGGTTTCGTCCCAGCATAGTGAGCCGCCCGGCTGATGGCATGGGCTCCCACCGGCGAGGTACAAAACAAAAATAATACTACCAGGACTGCCTTGAGGCTATAAGGGCTACCAAAACAATAAAGGGCAATCCCTATCAGACAGAGCCCGGCCCCACCCGCCACCGCTACCGTGCTGGCATGGAGGCGGCAGTAAACATCAGGAAGGCGTATGAGGCCAAGAGCACCTACCAAAGCGCAAAAGGCGCCGATGGCAAGGAGGGATTTTCCGGCCAGGTCCAGGAGGTTCATGACCCAATCCCCCTTCCTTCAAGGTATTTGGCTATGGCCAGGGTGCCAACGAATGCCAGCAACGCGTAGACAAAAGCTATGTCCAGGTAGAAATCTTTTTGATAATAAATACCGAGAATAATTAAAATTGCCGCCAGTAAAGCTGTAAAGGCATCCAACCCTACTACCCGGTCGGCCAGGGTAGGCCCCACTGCCACCCGGAACAAGCAAAGGATAGAGGCCACTCCCAGTGCTAAAGTTATGATTAATAAAAAGTTCATTCTACCACCTTCTGCCACAATTTTGCCCAGGGCCCAAGGATCGCACTGGCAGCCATTTCAGGGACGAGGGTGGACGCATCCAGCCAGTGCACATAAAGGTGTCCCTGATCGCGGTCAACGTCCATTGTCAAGGTGCCCGGCGTCATGGTGATCCCGTTGGCTACCCCGGTTAGACTGACCTCATGTTTGGCTTCAAGGGGTATACAAACAATAGCCGGATTTATGGGAAGACGCGGGTGCAGGATTAAATAAATAACCTGCAAGTGGGACTGTACTTCCGCCCAGAGGTAAAACAGGAGAAAAAGCAGTGCCGTGCCCCACCGTAACGGGTTTAACAGCGAGGCAACACGACCTGTAAAGAAAAAATCTGTAGCCAGCAAGGCAATCACTAAGGCCACCGCCGCGCCGGTGTAAACCTCGGGCAGCAGCACAGCTATACTTGCGCCCGGTAAAACCGCTCCAGCAAAGATGAGCCACATCAGCCACAGGAAAACAGCGGTAGCAGTAAATCTTATAAATTTGGGAGACGAGGTTGGCAAAAAAGATTACCTCCTTTCCTTGGAACATAAAGGTTTCGCAACACACCTTAGAAGTAAGCGTTCACCTCTTCGTGGATAATTTATCCCTCCTCCCTTTACCTCAGGCCAAGGTTAAACAAGTATTCCAGCGGCACATATCAAAAGTCCTTAATGTGTGATGGTGGCTACAAGCAACAACGGTTCCGTAAACTACTTATAAGCAAAATCCATGCCAGATTTATCGCAATGACAATAACCCCATGCGAAATATAGAGAATGTCCTCGGCTATCTCAATTATGTAGATACTAAAAACCGGCGGATGTGACATCGATGCCACATCCGCCGGGCCATCAATCTCTATTCGTATCTCAGCTTAGGAATTACAAACCTGTGGCTTATTTGCCACAGGTTTGTGGCTTCAAACCCACATGTTTCGTTTTTTTGGTCGAGCTGCCTCCGAAATATTACCATGGTGTTATTCCAGGACCCAGGGGCAGAAGAATCGGACGAAACTTAACCACATTTTAACGGCAGCAGTTGCTCTAAAAGCCACCCTATGTAGGGCGGCTTATTGTCGAAAAAATAATCCATCTGTTACAGCGGAATGGTTTATAAAATCACAAACAGGATTATATAGTAGGCAATCATTATTGCCAGACCCAAAGGTACCCCCAGTTGAGCCCATTCGCTGCTAGAAATCTCCAGTTTTCCGGCCGAAATGATATTGGGAATATTCCCTGGTATCAACATACCGCCACTTATGAATAGCCCCATCAGAACGGCTCTTACCTGGGTACTGGTCATTACCGGGCTAATTTCAGCAGCTGCCAGGGTTGCGTTATCTAAAATAGCGGAAATCATATTAATCCAATATAAAATCCGGCTATCTAGGTAGATAACGTAAGTATCAATAACAGGCTTAAAGCCAGCCCCGAGGAGTTCCAAGGCCAGGACAAAGACAAATACTTTTGCTGCCCGAACAAGCACCCCCGTATAAGATTCTACATTTCCCTCCAGTCCAGCAATCTCGGTCGCCTTAACCACCCCACCCCGGCCCACTAAAATCGTACTTAAGAGTCCTATTACCAATACACTGGGGATGATAAATTCACCCACTTCCCGCATTAGGTACCAGAAGTCGCCACCCATTTTGGAGACAACAATGGTTGCTAATGGTTCTCCGACCGGAGTCAAGACTGCCCCCAAGCCTATGGCGAAGCAAGCCAGAATGTCCAAGCGTATTTTATCGCGTCGGTCCAGAGGAAGGTTACTAACTACCTCTACCAGGACCAGGGAAGCGATAATGGCCGTAATTACACTAGAAAGTAAACCGAGGAGGACAACTACCAGAAATATAAAAACCTTGAGGGTCATAAACCGTAAAATAGCATCAATGCCCACTTTAATCCGGTCTTGGAGCAACTTAAATAAGATACCTGCAATTAGGACGGCTGCCGTAATCATGTATAAAAGATGATTCTCCAGGATTTCCACGACTAATTCTTTACTAAAGACACCGGAAACAATGGTCGCTGCCAGGCCCATGAGGAAAAGAAAAGGTTCAAGGTTATATTCTACCTGTTTGATAAAAAAGGGCAAGGTAAGGACCAGCAGTAAAATAATTATTAGGCCAATTAACAACTAACCTACCTCCTAACTTTGTCGCATTATTCACTTTGTTATTAATTAAACTTTTGAGTTCCATACATCTCCATAATAACTAAAAATCCTGCTAGCAGTTTCACCTCCCCCTTTACCTCTGGCCAAGGTTAAACAAATATCCCAGCGGC includes:
- a CDS encoding DUF1646 family protein, with the protein product MLIGLIIILLLVLTLPFFIKQVEYNLEPFLFLMGLAATIVSGVFSKELVVEILENHLLYMITAAVLIAGILFKLLQDRIKVGIDAILRFMTLKVFIFLVVVLLGLLSSVITAIIASLVLVEVVSNLPLDRRDKIRLDILACFAIGLGAVLTPVGEPLATIVVSKMGGDFWYLMREVGEFIIPSVLVIGLLSTILVGRGGVVKATEIAGLEGNVESYTGVLVRAAKVFVFVLALELLGAGFKPVIDTYVIYLDSRILYWINMISAILDNATLAAAEISPVMTSTQVRAVLMGLFISGGMLIPGNIPNIISAGKLEISSSEWAQLGVPLGLAIMIAYYIILFVIL
- the mnhG gene encoding monovalent cation/H(+) antiporter subunit G — translated: MNLLDLAGKSLLAIGAFCALVGALGLIRLPDVYCRLHASTVAVAGGAGLCLIGIALYCFGSPYSLKAVLVVLFLFCTSPVGAHAISRAAHYAGTKPWLKEPNRDLLREVGN
- a CDS encoding complex I subunit 5 family protein translates to MREQLPILPIVILFAAAFLTPLVGMVVERWRLPRLRDWFAVVSLGISGAACLGLAQIIWTRGEVEYRLGSWPAPWGITLNIDGFNLMVALLVAGVSLLVGIYTVADMSQNSGLTRFYTLYLLLTVGIMGLTFTGDIFNLYVFLEIMSVAAYGLVAFEEERPEAIAGAYKYLVLGSVGTGAVLLGIAVLYGLVGTLNMRDLALKVQALGIQGQPPLALSLAMAALITGLGLKAAVVPLHSWKPDAYAGASMPVGAVLAAASTTASLYALVRLLVVIYIPWLNIVRPILLALAVLTMLVGGFLILQQNDLRRVLAYSSISQVGYILLGLGLWTPIGSSGALLHLMNFAIMETLLFLAAGVIIRQAGTSELRYLGGWGRRLPTNTMLFGLAALASAGVPPLNGFASKWLIYRAGLEAGHPFLTVIAVVVSALTLIAYGKVFSGLFLGPVKSEGKIFKPSFLTMLPTWVLAILCILLGLWPAQALTYLRPALAVLADAVPAVQVWGYWDPVVTGVLLLGIAVLASLVVAVSRSLTRSQPCPGKSALYLNGVSTVGDGWGCSYADRELYMAGQHLYWAVRRIFGPVLGALDLSFLKGGLGWVILTVGVLIFLLVQTIGGI
- a CDS encoding NADH-quinone oxidoreductase subunit B family protein, with product MNWGDVRAFFQTKSPWAVWVNACSCDGCDTELLPLFTPYLDVERFGILLKGSPRHGDILFVTGPVNYNTAPILRRVYEQMPEPKVVVASGSCACSGGAFRDCFNIIGGVDKVIPVDVYVPGCPHRPDGVIHAAVQALGILAEKSRRYGKKVACV
- a CDS encoding sodium:proton antiporter, which gives rise to MWQNLPYGVAILTFMLGIYCLLFKRNLIKIAIGLKIMSDGLHLLLLCLGYRAGGRAPILPEGEGAKEIVTSLATSFVDPLPQALVLTAIVIGVCVSAVALSLAVKAYQRLGVTDTVGLRGK
- a CDS encoding NADH-quinone oxidoreductase subunit C, which translates into the protein MASPNEKNAEMLALELKNVLGPHFLGYRLDHDRKVCLPYEAAAGRAWIDVDQTGLLEGIKYLMTKYDMGFLTFITGVDNHKELEVLYHISEGDFPKLYCTVNFRLRVPYSEARVPTITHLIPGALWYERELQSFFGVKVEGIPDDRPIYLPEDWPGEVYPLRKEYTNEDLTRLYQEKRSSEEVIGKKVYNPPGRQEGGQKGRFILPLGPQHIILKEPVHFQFVIDGEEVVDVDFILGYNFRGMEKAIESRPYPKAHYLIERICAICDHSEASTFAYCLEERMGLEIPPRAHYLRALMMELERLQSHYLWFGIIAQDMGFDTVFHYTWRDRERINDIIEAMCGNRMRKDYNTEGGVRRDINTDIAHKILEAMDYLDEQTKYYESIFTREPTAIARLKGVGIIPKEDARKLCIVGMMARGSGIRFDTRKSDPASVYPLLDWDMAVFDTCDNLARTLVRIYECYESTKIIRQILANLPAGPVRVLPPDTIPEGESLMRWEAPRGECCHYMRGNGTEVLERNRLRGPTGANINAFKTALVGDSVADIPITIRTFDHCYGCVERVTLVSAKTGRRHIYTLDELYQERVRL
- the mbhE gene encoding hydrogen gas-evolving membrane-bound hydrogenase subunit E, which translates into the protein MLALVVALTIFLVAAALQAFPPFGDFPQRQWLGFHTESIGTDFNVRAASESGNRNIVAAVMWDYRGFDTLGEATVLFTAVCAAAALFRNREGVKSSRKQAGNLVGDSKMGHGMTVIVKVVARILCPIALLFGVYVVAHGHLTPGGGFAGGVIVASAVIMLILAYGIDGLRSRITSHRLEAMDAFGSFLLVVVGIASLLAGVGFMTNIFPKGGFGTLFSGGAVPLYNLGTGLHVAAGLLTVVLAFILAGGDQAYRSTRQKPVAPEAGRGSEC
- a CDS encoding Na+/H+ antiporter subunit E, which gives rise to MPTSSPKFIRFTATAVFLWLMWLIFAGAVLPGASIAVLLPEVYTGAAVALVIALLATDFFFTGRVASLLNPLRWGTALLFLLFYLWAEVQSHLQVIYLILHPRLPINPAIVCIPLEAKHEVSLTGVANGITMTPGTLTMDVDRDQGHLYVHWLDASTLVPEMAASAILGPWAKLWQKVVE
- a CDS encoding Na(+)/H(+) antiporter subunit B, which translates into the protein MNGIEAYIFYGLLLFFLLACVLAVHQHDLLYAVLASGGASAILALVFYMLQAPDVAITEAAVGAGLSTVLYVLAISLTKREEEAEGLSKVVTKNE
- a CDS encoding monovalent cation/H+ antiporter complex subunit F, with the translated sequence MNFLLIITLALGVASILCLFRVAVGPTLADRVVGLDAFTALLAAILIILGIYYQKDFYLDIAFVYALLAFVGTLAIAKYLEGRGIGS